The Meriones unguiculatus strain TT.TT164.6M chromosome 1, Bangor_MerUng_6.1, whole genome shotgun sequence genome has a segment encoding these proteins:
- the LOC110555657 gene encoding ATP synthase subunit ATP5MJ, mitochondrial-like, whose translation MLQSLIKNVWVPRKHYYTQVYHEIWAGIGLMTFIFYKLRSADKRSKALKVSSPAPAHTHY comes from the coding sequence ATGCTTCAAAGCCTTATTAAGAATGTCTGGGTCCCCAGGAAACACTACTATACTCAGGTTTACCATGAAATTTGGGCAGGAATAGGGTTAATGACTTTCATCTTTTATAAACTCAGGAGTGCTGATAAAAGAAGTAAAGCTTTGAAAGTCTCCAGCCCTGCTCCTGCCCACACCCATTATTAA